One Epinephelus fuscoguttatus linkage group LG10, E.fuscoguttatus.final_Chr_v1 genomic window carries:
- the nmu gene encoding neuromedin-U — MRTVQSQSQHAQRGASSSLHSLSSGGVSPLSTASVTLTALLIILTIPVCQSAPAELQQATTDQRQLLSQIDAVCSSYLSADLKFWASDVLGELCVLMLVQKSKELKVRENSKRFLFHYSRQQSSALSDRVTPPLHPLLRLVSQLHTRRERGLSMRAELQGPGGIQSRGYFLYRPRNGRRSLEYE, encoded by the exons ATGAGGACCGTCCAGAGCCAAAGTCAGCATGCGCAGCGCGGAGCCTCCAGCAGCCTGCACAGCCTCAGCAGCGGCGGCGTGAGTCCCCTCAGCACCGCCAGCGTCACCCTCACAGCCCTGCTCATCATCCTCACCATCCCAGTCTGCCAAA GTGCTCCAGCAGAACTTCAGCAAGCCACAACAGATCAGAGACAGCTCCTCAGCCAG ATAGATGCTGTGTGCTCATCCTACCTCTCTGCAGACCTGAAGTTTTGG GCATCTGATGTCTTAGGAGAACTCTGTGTCTTGATGCTGGTTCAGAAGTCAAAG GAACTGAAAGTGCGAGAAAATAGTAAAAGG tttttatttcattactcAAGACAGCAAAGTTCTGCtttgtcagacagagtg acCCCTCCGTTGCACCCTCTCCTGCGTCTAGTTTCCCAACTCCATACcagaagagagagaggactCTCAATGCGC gCTGAACTCCAGGGACCTGGGGGAATCCAGAGCAGAGGTTACTTCCTCTATCGG CCACGAAATGGAAGAAGATCCTTAGAATATGAGTAA